Proteins co-encoded in one Anser cygnoides isolate HZ-2024a breed goose unplaced genomic scaffold, Taihu_goose_T2T_genome scaffold_43_1, whole genome shotgun sequence genomic window:
- the LOC136789275 gene encoding LOW QUALITY PROTEIN: REST corepressor 2-like (The sequence of the model RefSeq protein was modified relative to this genomic sequence to represent the inferred CDS: inserted 2 bases in 2 codons; deleted 1 base in 1 codon), producing MPSVMEKPSGILSRSRAKSAAGGPSEDEGSEDEHAHDSMIRVGADYQAVIPDCKPESPARYSNKELKGMLVWAPNHCVSDAKLDKYIAMAGKDKHGYNIEQALGMLLWHKHDVEKSLADLANFTPFPDEWTVEDKVLFEQAFSFHGKSFARIQQMLPDKLIPSLVKYYYSWKKTRSRTSVMDRQARRLLGRKERDDSNDEMEEHRPASEGELEAADPKKDPFYPKSXLGGRKEAQYRHHPRQRRRPPXGMHLSREDVAGVTANPDLGALALRQLDCQLVSLKRQVQCIKQINSGLRQALEGGVEALRPPEATSKFSSRWTTDEQLLAVQALRRYGRDFPAVAAVLGTKTAAQVQITAVSAPPPPPPPSPSRPPQPPLLRPALPQPPPGTAASPGAAPAAPPLQPGRALPPRPAPPPLVRPGHAHAARPRPPAAGHAPPL from the exons ATGCCCTCGGTGATGGAGAAACCCTCGGGGATCCTGTCCCGCAGCCGCGCCAAGTCGGCCGCCGGCGGC CCCTCGGAGGACGAGGGCAGCGAGGACGAGCACGCGCACg aCAGCATGATCCGCGTGGGGGCCGACTACCAGGCGGTGATCCCCGACTGCAAACCAG AGAGCCCCGCGCGCTACAGCAACAAGGAGCTGAAGGGGATGCTGGTGTGGGCGCCCAACCACTGCGTCTCCGACGCCAAAC tggATAAATACATCGCCATGGCGGGGAAGGACAAGCACGGCTACAACATCGAGCAG gcgcTGGGCATGCTGCTGTGGCACAAGCACGACGTGGAGAAGTCGCTGGCCGACCTGGCCAACTTCACGCCCTTCCCGGACGAGTGGACGGTGGAGGACAAGGTGCTCTTCGAGCAGGCCTTCAGCTTCCACGGCAAGAGCTTCGCCCGCATCCAGCAGATG ctgcccgaCAAGCTGATCCCCAGCCTGGTCAAGTACTACTACTCCTGGAAGAAGACGCGCAGCCGCACCAGCGTCATGGACCGCCAGGCCCGGCGCCTGCTGGGGCGCAAGGAGCGGGACGacag CAACGACGAGATGGAGGAGCACCGCCCCGCCAGCGAAGGGGAACTGGAAGCGGCCGACCCCAAAAAAGACCCTTTTTACCCCAAAA GGCTTGGGGGGCGCAAGGAGGCGCAGTACCGGCACCACCCCCGGCAGCGCCGGCGGCCCC GCGGCATGCACCTGAGCCGCGAGGACGTGGCCGGCGTCACCGCCAACCCCGACCTGGGCGCCCTGGCGCTGCGGCAGCTCGACTGCCAGCTCGTCTCCCTCAAGCGCCAG GTGCAGTGCATCAAGCAGATCAACAGCGGGCTGAGGCAGGCGCTGGAGGGCGGCGTGGAGGCGTTGCGGCCGCCcgag GCCACCAGCAAATTCAGCTCCCGCTGGACCACGGACGAGCAGCTGCTGGCGGTGCAGG ccctgcGGCGCTACGGCCGCGACTTCccggcggtggcggcggtgcTGGGCACCAAGACGGCGGCGCAG GTGCAGATCACGGCGGTGtcggcgccccccccgccgccgccgccgtcgccCTCgcggcccccgcagcccccgctgctgcgcccggccctgccccagccgccccccggGACCGCCGcaagccccggggctgccccggccgccccccccctgcagcccggccGCGCGctgccgccgcgccccgccccgcccccgctcGTCCGCCCCGGCCACGCCCACGCcgccaggccacgcccacccgcCGCCGGACACGCCCCGCCCCTCTGA